The genomic interval ACCGAACGCCCCGCGCGCAGGTCGAGGCGCTCCCGGCTCTCCTCGGTCACGAGCGCGAACACGGGCGTCCCGGTTCCGACGGCCACGGCGACGAGCGAGACGGCCTCGCCGCGGTCGATGCTCGCAATCGTTCCCTCGAATCGGTTCCGGGCGCTGGTCGCGTCCGCGTCCGGGGCGTCCGCGGGGTCGTGGAGCGTCACGGCGTCCGCGCGCAAGCATACCTGTACCGCGTCCGCGTCCGGCGGGACGAGCGCGCGCACCCGGCCCGCCGCCGTCTCGACCGTGCCGAGTTCGCCGTCGCGGGCCTCTACTGTCCCGTCGAGCACGGCCTCGGCGGTGTCGGCTATCGAGGCGTAGCCGGCGCGGAGGCGGTCGAAGCGCGCGAGCGTCTTCCGGGCGTTCTCCGTGAGTCGGCTCCCGCCGCCGCCGGAGCCGCCGCGCTGGCGCTCCACGAGCGGGCCGAACGCCGCTTCGAGGTCGGTGATGCGGGCGTGCGACCGCGAGTACGACCGCCCCAGTTCGTCCGCGGCGGCGTGAATCGACGCCGTCTCGTCCACCGTTTCGAGGAGGCGGGCGTCGCGCTCGGTTAACGTCACGCCGTCCGCCCGGAGTCGGGCGTCGAAGTCCGCGTCCATACGCCAGTGTTCGTCCCCGCGAGCAAAACGGTTATGCCGCACTCGACACAACCGCGTTGTATCCATGGGAGAACAACGGTCGCGGCGCGCCGTCCTCGCCGGGGCGGGGGCGTCCGCCGCGTACGCGCTCGCCGGCTGTCTCTCCGCCGCGGGCGACACGGGCGACGAGACCGACCTGACGGTGTTCCACGCGGGTAGCCTCTCCCCGCCGTTCGCCGCCGCCGAGGACGGCTTTGAGGCGGAGACCGGCGCGCGCGTCGTCCGCGAACCGAAGGGGTCGGTCGCGTCCACGAAGAAGGTGACGCGGCTCGGCCGGCGCGCCGACGCCCTCGGCGTCTCCGACTTCCGCCTGCTCCGCGACCGCCTCCTCCCCGACGACGGCGACTGGTACGGCATCTTCGCCACGAACGCGATGGCCATCCAGTACACGCCCGACTCCACCGGTGCGGACGAGATCTCGCGGGAGAACTGGTGGGAGGTACTCTCGCGGGACGACGTGACCGTCGCGCACTCCGACCCCGCCGTCGACCCCGGCGGCTACCGCGCCGTCATGAGCATCCGCCTCGGCGCGATACCGTTCCGCGGGAGCGCGCTCTACGACGCGGCCACCCGCGACGCCATCCTCGACAATACCGTCGTTCCGACGGGCACCGAGGCGAAACTCACCGCGCCGCTCCGCAGCGGGAAGTACGACTACGTCGTCTACTACCGGTCGCTCGCGTCCACCGCCGACCTCCCCTGGATAGCGCTCCAGCCGCAGGTCGCGCTCTCCCGGGCGACCGACGAGTACGCCGCGCACTACGCGAAGGCGACGGTGGATACTGACGCCGGGACGTTCGTCGGCGCGCCCATCGCGTACGGCATGACCGTCCCGTCGGTCGCTCGCTCGCCCGAGCTGGGCGCGCGCTGGGTCGCGTACTTCGCCACCGACCCCGGCCGGCGCGCGCTCCGTGACGCCGGCCTCGAACCAGTGACGCCGCTCGCCGTCCCCGCCGACAGCGCGGACGCCGTCCCCGACCGCGTGCTGGCGCGGGCGAGCGCGACCGACCACCTCGGCCCGCTCTCCCTCTGATGTCCGACCGCCCCGGCGACCGAACCGTCCTCCTCGCCGTCCTGACCGTGCAGGTCGTCGCGTTCGCAGTCTCGCTCGCGCTCGGCTACCCGACGCTGTACGCGGTCTTCATGGTCGTCTCCGCGATAGCGCTCGCGTACGGCGCGAACGCCGGCCTCGCGGGGATGGCGGGCGCGGCACTCGCGGCCGTCCTCCTCGTCGCGCTCGCGTTCCCGCTCGCGCTGTTCACCGCGCGTCAAGACCCGGAACTCGTCCTCGAAACACTCCGCGACCCCGCCGTCCACCGGATGCTGTACGTCTCGCTGTACGCGCCCCTGCTCGCCGCCGCGCTCGCCGTCACCACGGGCCTCCCGCTCGCCTACCTCCTCTCCCGCGACCCGCCCGGCGGCGCGCTCCTCCAGAGCGTCGTCGACCTCCCGCTGGTCGTCCCGCACGCCGTCGCCGGCATCGTCGTCCTGTTCGGGTTCGGCGAGGGCGGCGCGTTCCCCGGCCTCCCCGTGCTCGGAACCGTCACGGGCGCGGTGCTCGCGATGACGTTCGTCTCCGCGCCGTACGCCGTCAACAGCATCCGGAACGGCTTCGAATCAGTGGACTCCCGGGTCGAGCACGCCGCCCGCGTCCACGGCGCGAGCGCGTTCGAGACGTTCCGCCGCGTCACCCTCCCGCTCGCCGCCAGGGGCGTCCTCACCGGGGGCGTGCTCGCGTGGGCGCGCTCCGTCAGCGAGTTCGGTGCGGTCGCCGTCGTCGCGTACACCATCGAGTTCTTCTACCCGCTCGCGGGCGAGAGCGTGCGCTCCTCGCACGCCCCCGTCTTCGTCTTCAAGACGTACCTCGCGGGGTCGCTCGACGAGGCGAACGCCGTCGCGTTCGTCCTGCTCGCGGTGAGCATCGGCATCTTCGTCGTCGTCCGCCGCGTCGCGGACGACGGGGGGCGAGTGCTGTGACGCGCGGTCTCGACGCTCGCGTCCGCGCGACGTTCACGACCGAGGGCGCGGAGCCGTTCGACGTGGACGCCGCGCTCTCCGTCCCCCCGGGCGAGACGCTCGTCGTGCTCGGGCCGAGCGGGAGCGGGAAGTCCCTCCTCCTCGAATCCCTCGCGGGCCTCCACGACGGCGACGGTCACGTCCGCCTCGACGGCCGCGACGTCACGGACGACCCGCCCGACTCTCGGGGGTTCGGGTTCGTGTTCCAGGACTACGCGCTCTTCTCTCACCGGAGCGTCCGCGAGAACGTCGCGTTCGGCCAGCGCTACCAGTCGCGGCCGGTCGCGGACGCGGACGACGAGCGGTCGGCGTTTTCGCTCGCCACGACAGCGGACGAGACCGCGCCCCTCCCGAATCCGGACGCGCTCCTCGCCGCGCTCGGCGTCGCCGACCTCGCGGAGCGGTCGCCGGACACGCTCTCGGGCGGGGAGCGCCAGCGGGTCGCGCTCGCGCGCGCGCTCGCCGTGCGGCCGGACGCGCTCCTGCTGGACGAACCGCTCTCCGCGCTCGACGAGCCGACGCGGCGCGCGCTCCGCGACGACCTCGCCGGCGTGCTGGACGGCGTGACGGCGGTGTACGTGACGCACGACCGGACGACGGCGCGCGCGCTCGCCGACCGGGTCGCCGTGATGGCGGACGGCCGGATTCGACAGACCGGCACTCCCGCCGAGGTGTTCGAGACCCCGGAAACCCCGCGGGTCGCGCGGTTCGTCGGCGCGAACGTCCTCAACGGAACGCCGTTCGGGTATGCGGGGGAGCGGGTCGCGGTGCGGCCCGAGCACGTCGAACTCGGCGTCGCCGACGCGAGCGCCCGCGGGACGGTCGAGCGCGTGACGCGGG from Salarchaeum japonicum carries:
- a CDS encoding TOBE domain-containing protein, encoding MDADFDARLRADGVTLTERDARLLETVDETASIHAAADELGRSYSRSHARITDLEAAFGPLVERQRGGSGGGGSRLTENARKTLARFDRLRAGYASIADTAEAVLDGTVEARDGELGTVETAAGRVRALVPPDADAVQVCLRADAVTLHDPADAPDADATSARNRFEGTIASIDRGEAVSLVAVAVGTGTPVFALVTEESRERLDLRAGRSVVASFKATATRATRR
- a CDS encoding extracellular solute-binding protein, encoding MGEQRSRRAVLAGAGASAAYALAGCLSAAGDTGDETDLTVFHAGSLSPPFAAAEDGFEAETGARVVREPKGSVASTKKVTRLGRRADALGVSDFRLLRDRLLPDDGDWYGIFATNAMAIQYTPDSTGADEISRENWWEVLSRDDVTVAHSDPAVDPGGYRAVMSIRLGAIPFRGSALYDAATRDAILDNTVVPTGTEAKLTAPLRSGKYDYVVYYRSLASTADLPWIALQPQVALSRATDEYAAHYAKATVDTDAGTFVGAPIAYGMTVPSVARSPELGARWVAYFATDPGRRALRDAGLEPVTPLAVPADSADAVPDRVLARASATDHLGPLSL
- a CDS encoding ABC transporter permease, with protein sequence MSDRPGDRTVLLAVLTVQVVAFAVSLALGYPTLYAVFMVVSAIALAYGANAGLAGMAGAALAAVLLVALAFPLALFTARQDPELVLETLRDPAVHRMLYVSLYAPLLAAALAVTTGLPLAYLLSRDPPGGALLQSVVDLPLVVPHAVAGIVVLFGFGEGGAFPGLPVLGTVTGAVLAMTFVSAPYAVNSIRNGFESVDSRVEHAARVHGASAFETFRRVTLPLAARGVLTGGVLAWARSVSEFGAVAVVAYTIEFFYPLAGESVRSSHAPVFVFKTYLAGSLDEANAVAFVLLAVSIGIFVVVRRVADDGGRVL
- a CDS encoding ABC transporter ATP-binding protein; this encodes MTRGLDARVRATFTTEGAEPFDVDAALSVPPGETLVVLGPSGSGKSLLLESLAGLHDGDGHVRLDGRDVTDDPPDSRGFGFVFQDYALFSHRSVRENVAFGQRYQSRPVADADDERSAFSLATTADETAPLPNPDALLAALGVADLAERSPDTLSGGERQRVALARALAVRPDALLLDEPLSALDEPTRRALRDDLAGVLDGVTAVYVTHDRTTARALADRVAVMADGRIRQTGTPAEVFETPETPRVARFVGANVLNGTPFGYAGERVAVRPEHVELGVADASARGTVERVTREDAAFRVVLDLDGERVAAFTTDPPTPGETVALGVADADVTVLAAE